From the Lepidochelys kempii isolate rLepKem1 chromosome 2, rLepKem1.hap2, whole genome shotgun sequence genome, one window contains:
- the LOC140906810 gene encoding myosin regulatory light chain 12B-like isoform X1 — translation MRSRGMNPIINMSSKRAKTKTAKKRPQRATSNVFAMFDQSQIQEFKEAFNMIDQNRDGFIDKEDLHDMLASLGKDPTDAYLDAMMNEAPGPINFTMFLTMFGEKLNGTDPEDVIRNAFACFDEEATGVIQEDYLRELLTTMGDRFTDEEVDELYREAPIDKKGNFNYMEFTRILKHGAKDKDD, via the exons ATGAGGAGTAGGGGAatg aatccAATAATCAACATGTCTAGCAAAAGGGCAAAGACAAAGACCGCCAAGAAGCGCCCTCAGCGTGCAACCTCCAATGTGTTTGCAATGTTCGATCAGTCACAGATTCAAGAATTCAAAGAGGCCTTCAACATGATTGATCAGAACAGAGATGGCTTCATCGACAAAGAAGACTTGCATGATATGCTCGCTTCCCTTG GTAAGGATCCCACTGATGCATACCTAGATGCCATGATGAATGAGGCTCCAGGCCCCATTAACTTCACTATGTTCCTTACAATGTTTGGAGAAAAACTAAATGGCACAGATCCAGAAGATGTAATCAGAAATGCTTTTGCTTGTTTTGACGAAGAGGCAACAG GGGTCATTCAAGAAGATTACCTGAGAGAGTTGCTGACAACAATGGGAGACAGGTTTACAGATGAAGAAGTAGATGAGCTATACAGAGAGGCACCAATTGACAAAAAGGGCAATTTCAATTACATGGAATTTACACGCATCCTTAAACATGGCGCAAAAGACAAAGATGATTGA
- the LOC140906810 gene encoding myosin regulatory light chain 12B-like isoform X2, producing the protein MSSKRAKTKTAKKRPQRATSNVFAMFDQSQIQEFKEAFNMIDQNRDGFIDKEDLHDMLASLGKDPTDAYLDAMMNEAPGPINFTMFLTMFGEKLNGTDPEDVIRNAFACFDEEATGVIQEDYLRELLTTMGDRFTDEEVDELYREAPIDKKGNFNYMEFTRILKHGAKDKDD; encoded by the exons ATGTCTAGCAAAAGGGCAAAGACAAAGACCGCCAAGAAGCGCCCTCAGCGTGCAACCTCCAATGTGTTTGCAATGTTCGATCAGTCACAGATTCAAGAATTCAAAGAGGCCTTCAACATGATTGATCAGAACAGAGATGGCTTCATCGACAAAGAAGACTTGCATGATATGCTCGCTTCCCTTG GTAAGGATCCCACTGATGCATACCTAGATGCCATGATGAATGAGGCTCCAGGCCCCATTAACTTCACTATGTTCCTTACAATGTTTGGAGAAAAACTAAATGGCACAGATCCAGAAGATGTAATCAGAAATGCTTTTGCTTGTTTTGACGAAGAGGCAACAG GGGTCATTCAAGAAGATTACCTGAGAGAGTTGCTGACAACAATGGGAGACAGGTTTACAGATGAAGAAGTAGATGAGCTATACAGAGAGGCACCAATTGACAAAAAGGGCAATTTCAATTACATGGAATTTACACGCATCCTTAAACATGGCGCAAAAGACAAAGATGATTGA